In the genome of Aphidius gifuensis isolate YNYX2018 linkage group LG6, ASM1490517v1, whole genome shotgun sequence, the window AACCCGAAGTATACACGACGGGATTGAGAAGCAATCCAGTCGCTATTTTGATGAATCACTGACTCTACATCGACGAAACGATGACGCGTGGCTTTcacataaatttaaactacATAATTATTACACTTTCGGGAATAAACACTAaaccaaatttatttaaatatacttacattagttgttgattttttttattttagaaatctGGTGACGGTGTGTACCTTGGCTTGACCTTGAATCTGGCTCGTATGTGACAGGTTGGGcctgtttattttattaacaataacataaTAGCCCAGCTAGAAATTGAGCATCCGTTCGACGTCGATTCAAAGTCGAATTTCGAGCTCGGAGCTCGATCCGACGTCCGTACGTATGTCGGTTGGACGTCGAAACGTTACGCTGAAGTAGCTCGGACGGACGTCAGTAGTGAAGCAAGGCGGATCCTGGGACAGTTTGATATCAAACCCCCACTCCGGCCCAATTAAACCCCCACCAGGCTCCGATTAAATTCCCCCTCTATGTTAGTATGTCAGCCATTTTGTATATTGGTAACGTGAAGAGTtggtatatctatatattcaaAAGTCGGCCATTTTGTATATCGGTAACGTAGGGAGttgatatatctatatatttgaatttgattCTATATGTCAGCCATTTTGTTTATCGATAATGTGGTAAGTTACTATATTTACATGTTTGAAATATCGGCCATTTTgaatatgatttaaattaaaaaactcaattattattttgattcaaAATGGTTAAAtagacttgaaattttgtttttctcacAGTAGAGATTTTGTCATTCAGGCAAGATGACTGTAGATGTTTTCGGTCGTCAACTGCCAAAAAGTATAGTTAAAAGTAATACAATAAATAGTGTTGGTGTTCGAGGTCCGACGGGTGAGGGCTTTAAGCTAACAAAGGATAAACAATATGATATAAACCATAAACGTTTGTGTAATGTCGGAGATCCGCTAAATGCAAACGATGCTGCGTCAGTTAAAATTGTTCGCGAAATGATTCAAGAAGAAACGCGAGTGACATATCATCAGACTGCATCATTGAAAGATAGTTGTGAAAATAATAGCATTATGATTGGCGGACTCGAATCAGCTTTTCACGATCATAAAAATGAACATTCTATAAATGTTGATGCAGATTCAATTTATCAgagcaaaaatttttttcaactcataGAATCTAGAGTTAGCACACTGGAAACTATGTACAAACGAATTTCCGATGTAGtcgaaaaattagataataagaaaattttatagaagGGGAAggttgattttgaaaattgtagTGGGGGAGCTAGCATCAGGCAACACTCAGaaccatatatattttgccaGTTGTAAAAAACGAACTCGACAGTCAAGATcgcagttgaaaaaattaaaatggccatttttgttgattttcaaggattcaatgattcaatttttattatcaaagaaCTTGCAATTAGTAATGCAAACTCAAAGCTAGCAAGTGAAACTATCATTTTTGCTGCACCATgtggaaaagaaaatttaacgaATGAGTATTGGAagactattgaaaaaactgtGACTAATGTGCATGGAATTTTATGGAGTGCTGGGGATGTTGACTATCGTGaagtatcaaatataattaatgaaaaactaGGTGGTGATTTGGAATATATCTATGTAAAAGgtgctgagaaaaaaaaatggctatcAGAAATCTTGAAATCACAGACTGCAACAATCATCAACCTTGATGATCTTGATTGTCCAccagatgaaaaattatataatctaCCAACATTGAGGCATATGAATTGTCATACAGAatgcattaattatatttgtgcTGCTGAAAATGTAAATCGATACAAATATTGGTTTGCTAGAGCCTTTACATTTCGACCATCTCTTCGCAAGTCTATCATGTTCTATAGTATTGTCGAAAATTTGGCGGATATGTCTGCTAAAGATATTGCGCTGATTCCAACAATGgcaatcatcaaattttccGCTCATGAAATAGATAAAGTCTGGGATAAGCTGTCTGAAAACCAGAAACAAAATCCTCACGTTTCAGGATTGCGCAGATGTACCAAGCATTCAATTGATTGTGGAGATGGTGATATAGctggatgttttttttattcactaatAAAAGACTGTGAGAAATGTGCTGCAGAGCAATCTTCTACTAAAATgatcatgtaaaaaaattaataaataaatgaaaatttaaaacgatgaaaaaattgtgttggaatgtatatttatttcttttttaatatttaaattataaaataaggtTAGCATTAGAATTCCTTAAAACCAAGTTTAAACATGTTTAAACATGTTCAGGCAAGTTTAAACATGCTCAGACATGTTTGAGGAGTTGGACAGCTGCAAATAGTaaataagttttattattatcatgtataaatattaacttACAATCATCCAAAACTTTTTCAACGAAACACATGACTCATTACAAATAATGAATCAGCCAAATAATAATCTTGAATGATTATTCAGCCTCTAACagcaaaaatttttagaaaagtgactcacaaaaaaaaaatataagcctAACCTAACCTAAGAAGCATTTAAAGTGGGGATCGTTGAAAGTGGGGGATCGATTTTCCTTTAAAAGCTGCTGCCCAGAGCTGTAGAGCCACAGATCTCATCGAACCTTCTGAGCTAGCATCTCCAagacagtaaaaataaaattggtaaatattttatacatatattatattattcatacgattaaacattttattcatGTAACCTctcatttatgtatttatgtattgtcgtattattattcttgcaatgattctaattttgtttcatttccAACAGGCAACATGGACAAATTATATGCAGAAATGAACACTATTGGAGTAACACCATATCCTGCTACTATCCCAATCAAAAAGATTGAATTTGATTACTTATATCGTGTGACAAATGTAAGACAAGTTCGAACACCATATGGAGATTCTATCATATTGGAATTGGAGCGCGAAATTTCAGTATTTCTACCAAAAAGACTTAGCAATTTCATCACACagaattcaacaattttaccaGAGTTACTTAAAGATGCTCTCTCTGGAGAACTTAGATTCGTCAGACATGGATCAAACCATTTTGGATTCgacaaaaacaaaacaacattaaaatgCTTGATTAAGgagtaaatgtataaataatgttaataaatatatatattaaatacaacaaattgtgtctcattttttatttattttttcattcaattatagttttacatcaatttttttttttcctttatattatGTTAATTTCTGAATACTTGCACTGATAGGCTTATACTCTATAATACGATCATGTAGAATCAAACAATAAGCACTCGTTGCTGGAGGAAAGTTTTCCTTGGATTCAAATTCCAGTCGAACATCAACTGGTccatattttatcatttcattttgTCTGCTGCAATCGATGACAATTAATGGtgatttttccaaaaataatttttttgatattgcataatttatttctttttcataaaatGTTTCACCAAAGTCCTTAaacatttcatataaaattgaaaattgatttttcccAATATCAAGGTTCAAATTAGCATATGGATATGACACTGAATTGAGAAAAAGCTTGACATCTCGAATATTGCAATGCTCAAAATAAGCAGAGTTCTCATtccatttattctttttattgcaCTGAAAAGCTAGAATAATAAATCTAGGCTTTTCTAGCTGCGTACTTGTTTGTATTGACCATACATGCTTATTAGTTGGAGGTAAAATTGGCCATTCAAAAAGACACCATGCTCGAAAACTCATTGAAATTGGTGGATCTCgttgaataaatttcatcatatcaatttttttcttatcagaTAATTTAACATATGGCACTAGCCATTCAATCTTGcttatttgaaatttcaaatcTTTTTCTTCTGCCCCACCAATTCCAATACATGCATTCATATCACTTCTTGAGCGAATTAATATCATGCTTAGCATTGACAATAATCTTTCTATAGTCTTCAGCAAAGCCAAGAAACATTTGTAATGGTATACAAACATCAAAGTATCCATCAGTGTTAGTTAATGATATATCATCGCTAGTACCAAGCCAACCAGCATTCTCTAAATTTGATTCTGGATTTACtgacagataattttttaaagtgcTTGTCATGCCAGTATTTTTACTCCTATCAATCTCAACACCATTCATTTCATATCTTATTTCATCGAAAAGATGAAGTATaccattattaacaattttagtaGTCAAAGCCGCTGCCACACTACCATCATTTTTTTCGGTCACTAATCTTCCGGAAATGTGTAATGAACTTTTGCatggcaaaataaaaatatcctgaTTTTGTATGTTGATTCTAATTTCATCACTGTTTCCAAATGTTGTTGAACCATAGGGCTGATGTGCATGGATCTCATAGTGAGATATTGATGAATCAAATTCAATTGGTGTGTTAATACTCAGCATAGCCTCCGCCATTTTGGACAGCACACACAATTCAAACAAGATACTTTTACCCAGACCCAACTCCAAtagctttcttttttttcaccacttgAAGGCCGAGACTTTTCAAAAACTGGACACTCTGTGGTGTTAATGTTTTCAATGCTCGATGACAACTGATTGGTGGTGGATTGCATTGAATCCTTTTATATGATGAGCCAACTTTTCGATTATAGACGATGCCCATTAACGTGATTTAATGTGTAATCTTACAGTAATTGTCTCACCACGGAAGTCAACCAGATCACCGtcttgatcaacaatttttatttgcacgTGATCAATTGTTCTTACTGATACTGGCAAATAGATGATATTTGATGGaacttcaataattttatagccCGGTGGCACAGTTGGAAAAAACTCGTGGATTGtatgaacttttttattattaatgaaagcACCAGTGGTAATATTGCACTCAATTCTTATTGAATTCacttttataatgtttattgGCAAATCGGATACGTGCACAATATTTGACTCCAAGATACGTGGAGTAAATCCCAACAGTTTTGCAATTGTATCAGATGATCGAAAATCAATGTCTTTTGCACTTTGTATATGACTGTGTAATGTATTTGTATTGCCCCAAAGCTGAATAGAGTATGGTTTCAAAAATTCAGCAAGAGCATCAATCTCATAACTTCCTTCAGGTATCTCAATCCAATCATCAGacgttgaaaaatatattttgttattttctgaTGTAATATTTGGTATCGtgttaaatgttaaaaaagtcGCTAGGCCAAgcgagtaatttttttgtggtgATAATTCAATCCTTGGAAAATATGAAGCTTCTAGAACTGATGAGTTGCCAGATAAAGTAAGTGTGAATGCGTCATGCATGCTCACTGTTACTATAAAGActgattataattaatgaaaattatgccTTTTATAGGCAGTCTGCTAAGAACTGAAGACACAAATGACCACAATTCCATGTATTCCAATTTTGAAAGCGTTTATAGTTATATTTGATGCTgccaacatttaaatattcaacgaGCTCTGTCGGAGGCTGGAGACTTCCAAAGCCATCAAAATAAATCGcaagatttttattaacttttttatatgcagTCCAATGTGTACCAGGATTGTTATCATCATCGAGATTTATTATACCAGTTTCTCGATGCAAAGATTTTGTTGGTAGATCATTTCTCATAAAAACCCcacgaaaattttttattttcaattgctcCGCAAATTTTATCAGATCCCAATCAGTCAACGCTCGACGTGGCAGCATCTCTACAAGTTTTTTGGAGACAGAAAAAATCCTGCCCCATTTTTATATGGTCTCATATATAGACCTTTACCGAGTGCTATTGATTCaattgtatattgttttttggCGGAATTTGcatcatttattgtttttacaaCGCCGGAAGCGCCGCCAACTATTCCACCGATGGCGCTGAGTGCTGTCAAAATTGGAATCAATAATGGTAGAGCGCCACCTATCTTACTTGGTATTGGTATAATTCGTGGTACTTGTATATTTGATTTTCCCCCAGACTTCTTCATCTCAACTTTTGCTGCTTGTAATGCTGATTTAATATTCATCTGATTATCATTTACATAATGCATTGCATTTTTGGCTgcctgaataatttttttcaatggcaattttttttttcttccatttttcttttttttttctttttttttaatactagcTTTCGgagtttttgaatttttcatgcCCATTCCAagtttagattttattttcatggtgCCAGCAACGAGGGCAGCTGCTGCACGTTCCCCAATACTTGAATCTTTTGCAAAAACTCTTGATGATGCTTTTTTAGCAAGTATTTTGTCTGCCATATTCCTTGCATGCATATCATTAGGACTTGCTGCGTACGCAATATCATGatctttacaaaatttatcgaGAGGATTGATGCCTTGATCACCACGAGCCAGACGTTTTTCCAATTTTGTCCCAGGTCCAGCGAATGAATATCCAGGAATATGAAGTTCAACtggcaatttatttataattttatttaataatccatCACCAGCTGtatggtttttcttttttttcttaggatttttattttttttaatttttttatttttaaactcaaaGTTGCCAGTTTTTTTGGCGTTTTTTGATGTGCATTTAGCCATGGCTTAAATGATACTGAACGATGGCAGATATAAATGGTTCTCTACAGTTTGATTTCGTTTAGTATGAGTCATGATGGAGTTCAAGGCACaagcaaaaaaattgtcaatcataaatttcgatataattacatcaaaaaGTGGTGCTGGGGTGAATACTATAAAACGTCATGGTGATTTATTGCCAAATACAATAAGATCAATTATTTGCGGACCATCAAATACAGGAAAAACTAATTGTCTCCTGAGTTTGTTGATCGATGAAAATGGTTTGCGCTttgaaaacatatatatttactcaaaGTCATTAAATCAACCTAAATATCAATATCTCGAAAAACTCTTGGAAACATTGGATGGGATTAATTACTATCCATTTTCTGACAATGAGCAAGTTGTACCAGTTGATGAGGCGAAGCCAAattccatatttatttttgatgacgttgcaatggaaaaacaaaataatattcgaGCATATTTTTGTCAAGGAAGGCATAAAAATGTTGacagtttttatataaaccagTCATACGCTCGTATACCAAAACATTTGATTCGTGATAATGTAAATttcctcattttatttaaacaagatGAGATGAACTTACggcatatatataatgatcaTGTTAACACAGACATGAcattcgaaaaatttaaaaccatgTGCTTGAAATGCTGGAAAGATAAT includes:
- the LOC122859538 gene encoding uncharacterized protein LOC122859538 is translated as MAIFVDFQGFNDSIFIIKELAISNANSKLASETIIFAAPCGKENLTNEYWKTIEKTVTNVHGILWSAGDVDYREVSNIINEKLGGDLEYIYVKGAEKKKWLSEILKSQTATIINLDDLDCPPDEKLYNLPTLRHMNCHTECINYICAAENVNRYKYWFARAFTFRPSLRKSIMFYSIVENLADMSAKDIALIPTMAIIKFSAHEIDKVWDKLSENQKQNPHVSGLRRCTKHSIDCGDGDIAGCFFYSLIKDCEKCAAEQSSTKMIM